The Paramisgurnus dabryanus chromosome 6, PD_genome_1.1, whole genome shotgun sequence genome has a window encoding:
- the klhl18 gene encoding kelch-like protein 18, whose amino-acid sequence MTMGDAIFEELEDLMHFSVADLPARGYAVMGEIRRQGKLCDVTLKVGEHKFSAHRIVLAASIPYFHAMFTNDMVECKQDEIIMQGMDPSALEALINFAYNGHIAIDQQNVQALLIGASFLQLQNVKDACCSFLQQRLHPKNCLGVRQFAETMMCTTLYDAANSFVHQHFVEVSMSEEFLALRSEEVLELVGCDELNVQAEEQVFDAVLAWVRHALDERESRLPELLSKTRLPLCRPQFLADRVQQDELVRCCHKCRDLVDEAKDYHLMPERRPHLPAYKTRQRCCTSIAGLIYAVGGLNSAGDSLNVVEVYDPIGNCWERCQPMSTTRSRVGVAVVNGLLYAIGGYDGQSRLRTVEVYNPDTDSWTKVASMNTQRSAMGTVVVDGHIYVCGGYDGKSSLNSVECYSPDTDRWTVVTEMSASRSAAGVTLFEGRIFVSGGHDGLQIFNTVEYYNHHTSLWHPVAPMMNKRCRHGAAALGSNLYVAGGYDGSAFLSGAEVYSSVADQWSHLVAMNTRRSRVSLVANCGRLYAVGGYDGQSNLSSVEMYDPETNRWTFMAPMVCHEGGVGMGCIPLQPS is encoded by the exons ATGACGATGGGGGACGCGATTTTTGAAGAATTAGAAGATTTGATGCATTTTTCTGTCGCCGATTTACCCGCTCGTGGATATGCAGTCATGGGGGAGATCCGGCGACAAGGCAAACTCTGCGATGTGACATTAAAA GTAGGAGAGCATAAGTTCAGTGCTCATAGGATCGTCCTGGCTGCGTCTATCCCATATTTCCATGCCATGTTTACCAATGACATGGTGGAATGCAAACAGGATGAGATCATCATGCAGGGCATGGACCCCAG TGCACTTGAAGCCCTTATAAACTTTGCCTACAATGGACACATAGCCATAGACCAACAGAACGTCCAGGCTCTGCTGATAGGAGCCAGTTTCCTGCAGCTTCAAAATGTCAAAGATGCCTGCTGCTCGTTTTTACAACAGAG GTTGCATCCGAAGAACTGCCTTGGTGTGCGTCAGTTTGCAGAAACCATGATGTGCACGACGCTTTATGATGCAGCCAACAGCTTCGTTCACCAGCACTTTGTGGAAGTGTCCATGTCGGAGGAGTTCCTGGCGCTCAGGTCTGAGGAAGTCCTTGAGCTTGTGGGCTGTGATGAGCTAAATGTCCAAGCAGAGGAGCAG GTCTTTGACGCTGTTCTCGCATGGGTGAGGCATGCACTTGACGAACGAGAGTCTCGATTGCCCGAGTTATTGTCTAAAACGCGCCTGCCCCTGTGCCGACCCCAGTTCCTGGCTGACCGAGTCCAACAAGATGAGCTTGTGCGCTGCTGCCACAAATGCAG GGACCTTGTCGATGAGGCGAAAGATTACCATCTCATGCCGGAGCGAAGACCCCACCTCCCAGCTTACAAAACACGGCAAAGATGTTGCACATCTATAGCAGGCTTAATCTATGCAGTCGGTGGTCTCAACAGTGCTG GTGACTCCTTAAACGTTGTGGAAGTATACGATCCAATTGGAAACTGCTGGGAGCGATGCCAACCGATGAGCACAACCCGAAGTCGAGTGGGTGTTGCCGTTGTAAATGGACTGCTTTATGCCATCGGTGGATACGACGGCCAGTCGCGCCTCAGAACCGTAGAAGTTTACAACCCGGATACTGACTCGTGGACCAAAGTTGCCAGCATGAATACTCAGCGCAG TGCAATGGGAACAGTTGTGGTTGATGGACACATATATGTCTGTGGTGGATATGATGGCAAATCCTCTCTAAATTCAGTCGAGTGTTATTCCCCAGACACTGACAG ATGGACAGTAGTTACAGAAATGAGCGCGAGCCGCAGCGCTGCCGGTGTTACTTTGTTTGAAGGCAGAATATTTGTATCAGGTGGTCACGATGGTCTGCAGATATTTAACACG GTGGAGTACTACAACCACCATACATCCTTGTGGCACCCTGTTGCTCCCATGATGAACAAGCGGTGTCGGCATGGCGCTGCAGCTTTGGGCAGCAATCTTTATGTGGCTGGAGGTTACGACGGCTCTGCGTTCCTCAGTGGAGCGGAGGTATATAGCTCGGTGGCCGATCAGTGGAGCCACCTAGTGGCCATGAACACTCGGCGCAGCCGCGTTTCTCTGGTGGCCAACTGCGGGCGACTCTATGCGGTGGGAGGTTACGATGGACAGTCTAACCTTAGCTCTGTGGAGATGTATGATCCAGAAACGAACCGCTGGACGTTTATGGCACCGATGGTGTGCCACGAAGGTGGGGTAGGGATGGGCTGTATACCCCTACAGCCTTCTTAA